The proteins below are encoded in one region of Colletotrichum lupini chromosome 5, complete sequence:
- a CDS encoding saccharopine dehydrogenase produces MNIFSFLFVLSLARNAFAADNTNTKFTYPVKPAGLEGPTFESGQNVVFNWTTDADKLNLLLWTNKNTRSITLGKSISSKSFTWTVDFYAFSKTDPPSDTYYFLGLFVDGSTSTSAQSSRFFITLPDGSESGSTSTSTLLTPSPTSDSATTTSSESSSATAASVTSTPGSGTEGLGAGAIAGIVIGAILGVGLSVFREKSKFHQRSLRTPNTILLLCKRHPETGTFLGHRHQLSLDKIYASTRSRTVGLTIWPWAWYTQRARHCELLRNSVDGFIRSVSLSNQSATGAGPTASYNLTVGNPVGRSADETGCAINLLEADNFACKPVELRISRQEYGSLSEERGRLHIKVTEGQAYKNGNVNSSSPSHPLKTTASKKTPDLTTTFVSSRTGNRVHRMSEKKILILGSGLVAKPCVEYLLRNEKNKLTIGIPFRFHSKSLSEVTNTFVTACRTLSTAESLASNHPRASAISLDVASPKLDSHVASHDLVISLVPFIHHQNVVEAGIRGKTHVVTTSYVSPAMRELESEVKAAGITVLNEVGLDPGIDHLYAIRIIDEVHSKGGKIKEFHSYAGGLPDPECSNNPLRFKFSWSPRGSLLAQLNPASYFQNGQIVDASREDLMKQAKPYHVMDGYSFLAYPNRNSVPFREFYRIPEAETVVRGSLRYEGNPAFVAALTKLELLDTQPLTWLEKDSDGLMLREVFGRAVGAAGTDEETLTTRIDEICEFPDITERNRIIDGLRWIGLFSDNPATLRGNLLDTLCAELERLMSYQPDERDLVMLQHKFIVEWKDGSRETITSTLELFGEPGGHSAMARTVGVTCGIATQLLMDGEPALNVPGVLAPYTSEICDPIRKLLEKEGISMLRKTGITHHIVVNKGSILLSLHLVLAFAKSKHLDTVSPGRISNFIHTQPLEPRHDKSHPVHGTTLISPLHHEAQLELVLLLALRQSRRVTKIPLRHLRARRYLTPRCIRLDL; encoded by the exons ATACCAACACGAAGTTCACATACCCCGTGAAACCGGCCGGTCTTGAAGGCCCCACGTTCGAATCAGGCCAGAACGTCGTCTTCAACTGGACGACAGATGCTGACAAGCTTAACTTGCTTCTCTGGACAAACAAGAACACCCGATCAATCACGTTAGGAA AGAGCATCTCGTCCAAGTCCTTCACTTGGACAGTAGACTTTTATGCCTTTTCGAAGACCGACCCGCCCAGCGACACGTACTATTTCCTTGGACTTTTTGTTGATGGCTCGACGAGCACTTCGGCTCAATCTTCAAGATTCTTCATCACACTACCTGATGGGAGTGAATCCGGGTCCACTTCAACTTCAACACTCCTCACTCCTTCGCCAACTAGTGATTCGGCAACCACGACTTCATCGGAGAGCTCTTCAGCAACGGCGGCGAGTGTTACTTCGACACCCGGGTCCGGTACTGAAGGTCTCGGCGCAGGTGCCATAGCTGGTATCGTTATCGGGGCCATTCTGGGAGTAGGCTTATCCGTTT TCAGGGAGAAATCTAAGTTTCACCAAAGATCGCTGCGGACGCCAAATACCATTCTCCTCCTGTGCAAGAGGCACCCGGAGACGGGAACGTTTCTCGGTCACCGCCACCAGTTGAGCTTGGATAAGATTTACGCGAGTACCAGAAGTCGTACAGTCGGACTCACCATATGGCCTTGGGCATGGTATACCCAGCGCGCTCGACATTGCGAGTTGCTGAGAAACTCAGTAG ATGGGTTTATTCGCTCGGTTTCGTTGTCTAATCAGTCAGCTACTGGCGCTGGCCCAA CGGCATCGTATAACCTAACTGTCGGCAACCCGGTCGGCCGATCGGCCGATGAGACTGGCTGCGCAATCAATCTGCTGGAAGCCGACAACTTCGCATGCAAACCAGTTGAATTACGCATTTCAAGGCAAGAAT ATGGTAGTTTGAGTGAAGAGCGAGGACGGCTACATATCAAGGTGACCGAGGGCCAAGCTTATAAGAACGGTAATGTGAATAGCTCATCTCCTTCTCATCCTCTCAAAACAACAGCTTCAAAGAAAACACCTGATCTAACAACTACTTTTGTTTCTTCACGAACTGGGAATCGCGTTCATAGAATGTCTGAAAAAAAGATTCTTATCCTGGGAAGCGGCCTGGTGGCCAAGCCATGTGTCGAATATCTGCTTCGCAATGAGAAGAACAAGTTGACAATAGGTATTCCATTCCGCTTCCATTCTAAATCACTATCAGAGGTCACTAACACTTTTGTAACAGCTTGCCGAACCCTTTCGACAGCCGAAAGTTTGGCTTCAAATCATCCTCGAGCCAGCGCTATTTCTCTGGATGTGGCATCTCCAAAGCTCGATAGCCATGTGGCATCTCATGACCTGGTAATTTCACTTGTCCCATTCATTCATCACCAGAATGTCGTCGAAGCTGGCATACGTGGCAAAACTCACGTCGTGACTACGAGCTACGTGTCTCCGGCGATGAGAGAATTGGAATCTGAAGTGAAGGCTGCCGGGATCACGGTTCTGAATGAAGTTGGCCTCGATCCTG GAATCGACCACCTCTACGCTATTCGTATCATTGACGAAGTTCATAGCAAGGGAGGAAAA ATCAAGGAATTCCATTCGTACGCCGGCGGCCTCCCAGATCCAGAGTGCTCCAATAACCCCCTGCGCTTCAAATTCTCCTGGTCGCCCCGAGGCTCGCTCCTTGCGCAGCTCAACCCGGCATCCTACTTCCAGAATGGTCAGATCGTTGATGCTTCCCGCGAAGATCTCATGAAGCAGGCCAAACCATACCACGTGATGGACGGGTACTCGTTCCTCGCATATCCGAATCGGAACTCCGTCCCTTTTCGGGAGTTTTACAGAATTCCTGAAGCGGAGACGGTTGTGCGCGGGTCGCTGCGGTATGAAGGGAACCCGGCTTTTGTGGCGGCGTTGACGAAGCTCGAATTGCTGGACACGCAGCCACTGACATGGCTGGAGAAGGATAGTGATGGTTTGATGTTGCGGGAGGTTTTCGGACGGGCTGTTGGTGCTGCCGGGACTGATGAAGA GACACTTACCACCCGCATTGATGAGATTTGCGAATTTCCGGACATCACTGAGAGGAACAGAATCATTGACGGCCTGCGATGGATCGGGCTCTTTTCCGACAATCCGGCAACCCTCCGCGGCAATCTCCTAGACACACTGTGTGCGGAGCTCGAAAGGCTCATGAGCTATCAGCCCGATGAGAGAGATCTGGTCATGCTCCAGCACAAGTTCATCGTTGAGTGGAAAGATGGTAGTAGA GAGACCATCACATCGACACTGGAGCTCTTCGGAGAACCTGGTGGGCATTCAGCCATGGCCAGGACCGTAGGTGTTACCTGCGGTATTGCTACCCAGCTATTAATGGACGGGGAACCTGCTTTGAATGTGCCGGGGGTGTTGGCACCCTACACTTCAGAGATCTGTGACCCCATTCGCAAGTTGCTCGAGAAGGAGGGGATTAGCATG CTCCGTAAGACTGGTATCACGCACCATATTGTGGTCAATAAAGGCTCGATCCTTCTTTCGCTTCATCTTGTGTTAGCTTTCGCCAAATCCAAACATCTTGACACTGTTTCTCCAGGCCGCATCAGCAACTTCATCCACACTCAACCCCTTGAGCCCCGCCACGACAAAAGCCACCCTGTCCATGGTACAACTCTCATTTCTCCCCTTCACCATGAGGCCCAACTCGAACTTGTCCTTCTTCTTGCTCTGCGGCAAAGCCGACGCGTTACCAAGATACCTCTTCGCCACCTCCGAGCCCGCCGGTATCTCACCCCACGGTGCATCCGTCTCGATTTGTAA